In the genome of Rhodoplanes sp. Z2-YC6860, one region contains:
- a CDS encoding alpha/beta hydrolase: protein MRRIRLRMLCGALLSGLFAAAVQAEVKLPVPAVDQMAVAKRGYFYVGGKYVGEPGKSIMQGQIYVEVLAPKTQRRPYPLVLIHGAAQTATNWMGTPDGRKGWAEYFVEQGWVVYMIDQPMRGRSAPHPGDGATRMFTAQNEQFQFTAIESDGTWPGREKHTQWPGSGPNKGKKGDPYFDAFYATQVETVLSPELTQERNQDAAAALLDKIGPAVILTHSQSGSFGWLIADARPKLVKGIIAIEPAGPPFEAVVIGTGKTRPWGLTDIKMTYDPPVNSPDQLQTVREDKADGPDLTVCTMQKAPARQLPNLKGIPIVVIAGEASYHRLYDHCTVKYLNQAGAKAEWMPLDSKGIHGNGHMVMIEKNNFAIAKVIDDWGKKNIK from the coding sequence ATGAGGCGCATTCGTTTGCGGATGCTTTGTGGCGCATTGCTGTCGGGATTGTTTGCCGCAGCCGTGCAAGCCGAGGTGAAGCTGCCGGTGCCGGCGGTCGACCAGATGGCGGTGGCCAAGCGCGGCTACTTCTATGTCGGCGGCAAATATGTCGGCGAGCCCGGCAAGTCCATCATGCAGGGCCAGATCTATGTCGAGGTGCTGGCGCCGAAGACGCAACGCCGCCCCTACCCGCTCGTGCTCATCCATGGCGCGGCGCAGACCGCGACCAACTGGATGGGAACGCCGGACGGCCGCAAGGGCTGGGCGGAGTATTTCGTCGAGCAAGGCTGGGTCGTCTACATGATCGACCAGCCGATGCGCGGCCGCTCGGCGCCGCATCCGGGTGACGGCGCGACGCGGATGTTCACGGCGCAGAACGAGCAGTTCCAATTCACCGCGATCGAGAGCGACGGCACGTGGCCGGGCCGCGAGAAGCACACGCAGTGGCCGGGCAGCGGACCGAACAAGGGCAAAAAAGGCGATCCCTATTTCGACGCGTTCTATGCGACGCAGGTCGAGACGGTGCTGTCGCCCGAACTCACGCAGGAGCGCAACCAGGACGCTGCGGCGGCGCTGCTCGACAAGATCGGGCCTGCGGTGATCCTCACGCACTCGCAGTCCGGCTCGTTCGGCTGGCTCATTGCCGACGCGCGGCCGAAGCTCGTGAAGGGCATCATCGCCATCGAGCCCGCCGGCCCGCCATTCGAAGCGGTGGTGATCGGCACCGGCAAGACGCGGCCGTGGGGCCTCACCGACATCAAGATGACCTACGATCCGCCGGTGAACAGCCCGGACCAGCTGCAGACCGTGCGCGAGGACAAGGCCGACGGGCCGGACCTCACCGTCTGCACGATGCAGAAGGCGCCGGCGCGGCAACTGCCGAATCTGAAGGGCATTCCCATCGTGGTGATCGCCGGCGAAGCCTCGTATCACCGGCTCTACGACCATTGCACCGTGAAGTATCTCAACCAGGCCGGCGCCAAGGCCGAATGGATGCCGCTCGACTCAAAGGGCATCCACGGCAACGGCCACATGGTGATGATCGAGAAGAACAACTTCGCGATCGCCAAGGTGATCGACGACTGGGGGAAGAAGAATATCAAGTAG
- a CDS encoding ABC1 kinase family protein, translated as MADSERNRLTARAARYARVGANVGGVAARIAGARIFGFDLDRAKNAAELAAGLGGLKGPIMKVAQLLATIPDALPPEYITELTKLQSQAPPMGWAFVKRRMQAELGPGWQSKFKSFEHHPAAAASLGQVHRARSLDDAELACKLQYADMQSAVEADLKQLRLLFAMHRRFDPAIDTREIIKEIDARMREELDYRREAKHIALYRNMLAKEDAIRVPGVAPELSTARLLSMQWLEGSRLLEHKDDSLAVRNRLATAMFTAWWLPFSRFGVIHGDPHLGNYSVFEEKGKPSGINLLDYGCIRIFPPKFVGGVVDLYNGLRHNDDARVVHAYETWGFRKLSRELIDILNVWARFIYGPLMEDRVRSIADGVKPGEYGRRQAFEVQRALRQKGPVLVPQEFVFMDRAAIGLGAVFLHLRAELNFHRLFEAAIEKFSTAAVAERQRAALVKAGLETSG; from the coding sequence ATGGCCGACAGCGAACGAAACCGTCTCACCGCCCGCGCGGCGCGCTACGCCCGGGTCGGCGCCAATGTCGGCGGTGTCGCCGCGCGGATCGCCGGCGCGCGCATCTTCGGTTTCGATCTCGACCGCGCCAAGAACGCCGCCGAGCTCGCAGCGGGTCTCGGCGGCCTGAAAGGCCCGATCATGAAGGTGGCGCAACTCCTCGCCACCATCCCGGACGCGCTGCCGCCGGAATACATCACCGAGCTGACCAAGCTGCAGAGCCAGGCGCCGCCGATGGGCTGGGCCTTCGTCAAGCGCCGCATGCAGGCGGAACTCGGCCCCGGGTGGCAGAGCAAATTCAAGAGCTTCGAGCATCATCCGGCCGCCGCCGCCTCGCTCGGCCAGGTCCATCGCGCCCGCTCGCTCGATGACGCGGAGCTCGCCTGCAAACTGCAATATGCCGACATGCAGTCGGCCGTGGAGGCCGACCTCAAGCAGCTTCGTCTCCTCTTCGCCATGCACCGCCGCTTCGATCCCGCCATCGACACCCGCGAGATCATCAAGGAGATCGACGCGCGGATGCGCGAGGAGCTGGACTACCGCCGCGAGGCGAAGCACATCGCGCTCTATCGGAACATGCTCGCCAAAGAGGATGCGATCCGCGTGCCGGGCGTCGCGCCGGAACTCTCGACCGCGCGGCTTCTCTCCATGCAATGGCTCGAGGGCAGCCGGCTGCTGGAGCACAAGGACGATTCGCTTGCCGTGCGAAACCGCCTCGCCACCGCGATGTTCACCGCCTGGTGGCTGCCGTTCAGCCGCTTCGGCGTGATCCACGGCGACCCGCACCTCGGCAACTACTCGGTGTTCGAGGAGAAGGGCAAGCCGTCCGGCATCAATCTCCTGGACTACGGCTGCATCCGCATCTTCCCGCCGAAGTTCGTCGGCGGCGTGGTCGATCTCTACAACGGGCTGCGCCACAACGACGACGCCCGCGTCGTTCACGCCTACGAAACCTGGGGGTTCCGCAAGCTCAGCCGCGAGCTGATCGACATCCTCAATGTCTGGGCGCGCTTCATCTACGGCCCGCTGATGGAGGATCGCGTGCGCAGCATCGCCGACGGCGTGAAGCCCGGCGAATACGGCCGGCGTCAGGCCTTCGAGGTGCAGCGCGCGCTGCGACAAAAAGGCCCGGTGCTGGTGCCGCAGGAGTTCGTGTTCATGGACCGTGCCGCGATCGGGCTCGGCGCCGTGTTCCTGCATCTGCGCGCCGAGCTCAACTTTCATCGGCTGTTTGAAGCCGCGATCGAAAAATTCTCGACCGCGGCGGTGGCGGAACGCCAGCGCGCGGCGCTCGTGAAAGCCGGCCTCGAAACATCGGGATAG